The following are encoded together in the Lathyrus oleraceus cultivar Zhongwan6 chromosome 3, CAAS_Psat_ZW6_1.0, whole genome shotgun sequence genome:
- the LOC127126468 gene encoding stomatal closure-related actin-binding protein 2, producing the protein MTKISPEIETLMPMEAVPPVSADVSFISNSFPKYKLGADHQVFQEPAEDNHGPSLKDVIEEEASNLSDQNKRISVRDLASKFDKNLSAAAKLSNEAKLRELPSLEGHVLLKKLRDALESLKGRFTGRNKEDVEKAISMVEALAVKLTQNEGELIQEKFEVKKLVNFLKQASEDAKKLVNQEKSFACAEIESARAVVLRIGEALEEQEKAIQASKPQDVDGLVEEVQEARRIRLLHQPSKVMAMEYELRALRDQIQEKSIFSIQLQKELTMSKWDKENKSHSYKLDGSEALGSCLQVKPCSNEVLQVSKCSFQWYRLSSEGSWREVISGADKSIYAPDPLDVGRMLQVDIVSNGKKLTLTTNPIQTVAGLGSHVETLLRKSNTDFNVVISQMNGKDHSSHSTHSFNVGRMRIKLCRGWITKAREIYSPTMQLCGVRSDVGNAAKALFWQARKGLSFVLTFESEKERNVAIMIARKHALDCNVVLAGPDDLV; encoded by the exons ATGACAAAGATTAGTCCTGAAATTGAAACTTTGATGCCAATGGAAGCAGTTCCGCCTGTTTCGGCCGATGTGAGCTTTATTTCTAATAGTTTTCCGAAGTATAAACTAGGGGCCGATCATCAAGTTTTTCAAGAGCCTGCTGAGGATAACCATGGTCCTTCTTTGAAAGATGTTATTGAAGAAGAAGCTTCCAATTTGTCAGACCAGAACAAGCGTATCTCAGTTCGTGACCTTGCTAGTAAATTTGACAAGAACTTGTCTGCAGCTGCTAAGTTGTCTAATGAG GCAAAGCTAAGAGAGTTACCATCTTTGGAGGGACATGTTCTTTTGAAAAAGCTAAGAGATGCATTAGAATCTTTGAAAGGCCGTTTTACAGGAAGAAATAAAGAGGATGTGGAGAAAGCTATCTCTATG GTGGAAGCTTTGGCTGTTAAGTTGACTCAGAATGAAGGAGAACTGATTCAAGAGAAGTTTGAAGTGAAAAAGCTTGTGAACTTTCTCAAACAG GCTTCTGAAGATGCTAAAAAGCTGGTTAATCAAGAGAAGTCTTTTGCCTGTGCCGAAATCGAGAGTGCTAGAGCAGTGGTGCTGAGAATCGGCGAAGCACTTGAGGAACAAGAAAAAGCTATCCAAGCTTCTAAACCACAG GATGTGGATGGACTCGTAGAAGAGGTTCAAGAGGCTAGAAGAATCAGATTGCTACATCAACCAAGCAAG GTTATGGCCATGGAATATGAACTTCGTGCTCTAAGGGATCAAATTCAAGAAAAATCTATATTTTCAATTCAGCTTCAGAAAGAG CTAACAATGAGCAAGTGGGACAAGGAGAATAAATCTCATTCATATAAGTTAGACGGTTCTGAAGCTTTGGGTTCATGCTTGCAAGTCAAGCCGTGCTCGAATGAAGTGCTGCAGGTTTCAAAATGTTCCTTTCAGTGGTATCGCCTGTCATCTGAAGGCAGCTGGAGGGAGGTTATTTCAG GTGCTGACAAATCAATATATGCTCCTGATCCCCTTGATGTTGGGAGAATGTTACAAGTGGACATTGTATCCAATGGCAAGAAACTCACACTAACAACTAATCCCATTCAAACTG TCGCAGGACTCGGAAGCCATGTGGAAACACTTCTCCGAAAATCCAATACTGATTTTAAT GTAGTTATTTCTCAGATGAATGGAAAAGATCACTCATCACATTCTACTCATTCATTCAATGTGGGTAGAATGAGGATAAAGCTATGTAGGGGTTGGATTACAAAAGCTAGAGAGATTTACTCCCCAACAATGCAG CTATGCGGAGTCAGAAGTGATGTCGGTAATGCAGCAAAGGCGTTATTTTGGCAAGCAAGAAAAGGGCTGTCATTTGTGTTAACCTTTGAATCAGAGAAAGAAAGAAATGTTGCCATTATGATCGCGAGGAAACACGCTCTTGATTGCAAC GTTGTGCTTGCTGGGCCAGATGATCTAGTGTAG